The Bacteroidota bacterium genome segment TCGCAGCGAAAATTCTTCATCCAGGAGCAGATAAAGATCTTGCAGGACGAACTCGGGGAAGACGAAGCGTCCCCCGAGATGGCAAAGCTGAAGCAGGATATTGAAAAAGCGCAGATGCCGAAGGAAGTCCATGCGAAGGCGATCGAAGAATTCAACAAGCTGAAGAAGACTCCGGCAATGTCCCCGGAGTTCACCGTTACGCGGAATTACCTTGACTGGCTCACGGGCGTTCCGTGGCACAAGAGGACAAAGGACAACCTCAAGGTCGACCACGTCAAGGGAATCCTCGACGAAGATCACTTTGGATTGGAGAAACCGAAAGAGCGGATCCTCGAGCACATCGCCGTTCTGAACCTCGTGAAAGAAATGAAGGGACAGATCCTCTGCCTCGTCGGGCCGCCGGGAGTCGGAAAGACTTCCCTGGCCAAGTCGATCGCACGCGCGCTCGGAAGAAAATTCGTTCGCATTTCCCTCGGGGGGATTCGGGATGAAGCCGAGATCAGAGGGCATCGAAGGACGTACATCGGGTCGATGCCGGGAAAAATCATCCAATCGATGAAGCGGGCCGGCGTCATCAACCCCGTGCTGCTGATGGACGAAGTGGATAAGATGAGCATGGACTTCCACGGCGACCCGGCGTCGGCGCTGCTTGAAGTTCTTGACCCGGAACAGAACAGCACATTCAACGATCACTATCTCGACGTCGACTACGACCTCTCGCATGTCATGTTCATTACGACGGCGAACGTGCGCTTCACGATCCCGCTTCCGCTTCAGGACAGGATGGAGATCATCGAGCTTTCGAGCTACCTCGATTTCGAGAAGCGCGAGATCGCGAAGAGACATATCATCCCCAAACAGCTTGCCGAACACGGCCTGAAAGAAAAGCAGGTGACGATCGGCGAGAAAGCGATCGATAAAATTGTTCAGGAATATACGCGTGAAGCCGGAGTACGAAACCTGGAGCGGGAGATCGCATCGGTGTGCAGAAAAGCCGCAAAAGAGCTTGTCCTGAGCAAACAGAAGAACGGACACAAACACGGCACGCCCGCGAAAAAGAAATCGCCGCCGATCATTGTCGACGGGGAAAAGATCGAGAAATATCTGGGCGTTCCGAAATTCCGCTCCCGGGCCGCGGAACGAAAACCCCGCATCGGGTCCGTGACCGGGCTTGCCTGGACGAGCGTCGGCGGCGAGATTCTCGAGGTCGATGTCACCATGATGCGCGGACCGGAGCGGCTGACGCTGACTGGCCAGCTCGGCGAAGTGATGAAAGAATCGGCCCACGCCGCGCTGAGCTACATCCGCTCGAACGCGAGGGCATTGAAGCTGAAGCCCGATTTCTTTTCAAAAAAAGAGATTCATATCCACCTTCCGGAAGGGGCGATCCCAAAGGACGGCCCTTCCGCCGGCATTACCATGGCGATGGCGATGGTCTCCGCGATCAGCGGGAAGGCCGCACGAAGCGATGTTGCAATGACGGGAGAGATCACGCTCCGGGGCAACGTTCTGGCCATCGGCGGATTGAACGAGAAATTGCTCGCCGCCAAACGGAGCGGCATCAAGACCGTTCTGATTCCGAAAGAGAATGTCAAAGACCTGACTGAAATTCAGGACGCAGTGAAGAACGGACTGAAGATCGTACCGATCGAGAAGATTGTGGATGCAGTGGAGTACGTCTTCGGTAAACAGTAGCCGGTACACAACAAGGATGTTAGAAGAAGCAGTTGGTTCTATTTTCTTAATTTTTCATTTTTAATATTTTTTCATGTCTTATCAGGTGACGGCGCGGAAATGGCGTCCGATGGTGTTCGAGGATGTCATCGGACAGTCGCATGTGACCAACACGTTGAAGAACGCGCTGGCGACGAACCGGCTTGCGCACGCGTTCATTTTTTGCGGCGGACGCGGCTGCGGCAAGACGACGACGGCCCGCATTCTTGCGAAAGCGATCAACTGCCTCCATCCGAAAGAGTCAAACCCCTGCAACGAATGCGAAGTGTGCGCCGAGATCACAAGCGGACGGAGCCTCGATGTCGTTGAGATCGACGGAGCGTCCAACCGGGGCGTGGATGAGATCCGCAACCTGCGCGAATCGGTCCGCTACGCACCGGCGCGCGGGAAGTACAAAGTTTATATCATCGACGAAGTCCACATGTTGACGAAGGAAGCGTTCAACGCGCTTCTGAAGACGCTCGAGGAGCCGCCGCCGCACGTGCTGTTTATTTTCGCGACGACCGAGGTGCATAAAGTACCGGCGACGATCCTTTCGCGGTGCCAGCGGTACGATTTCCGCCGCATCACGGTCGAGGATATCATGTCCCGCCTGCGGTTCATCGCCGGCGAAGAGAAGATCGCGATCGACGACGACTCGCTGATGATCATCGCTAAAAAGGGGGACGGGTCGATGCGCGATTCGCAGAGCATCTTCGACCAAGTGGTTTCGTACTGCGGCGCCACCATTACGGCGCAGCAAATCATCAGCCTGCTGAACGTTGTCGACCAGGAATTTTTCTTCAGGGTGAGCGAGTGCATCAAGGCGCACGATGTGCGCACGGCGCTCTCGCTGGTGGATGAGATCGTCCGCAACGGGTTCGACATCAAGGAATTTCTCTCCGGGCTCGCAGAACATTTCCGCAACATGCTCATTGCGCGCACCACGGGATCGGGCCATTTGATCGAGGCGCCTGAAGTCTACCGGACGCGTTATATCAACGCCGTCTCGGCATTCGATGAACAGGACATTCTCAGACTGATAAAACTGACGACCGATTTAGAATCGTCGATACGGTACAGCTCGCAGCCGAGGTTCAAGCTGGAGGTCGGCATCATCCAGATGACGAAAATGGAGCAGTCGGTGAAGATCGACCTCCTTCTTCAACAGCTTGACGACCTGAAAAAAAAACTTCATTCCGATAACCGCTCATCCCAACCCTCTTTTCCCGCTAAGAGCGGACCCGCAGTTCTAAACCCGATCGCGTCAGGAAAAGACGAGGAA includes the following:
- the lon gene encoding endopeptidase La — translated: MAIEKVKEKESKTVSVDSIPTTLPVLPLRDVVIFPYMIFPVLVGRESSLRAANFALENEKFIFLSAQQDPSTDEPGADDIYKEGVVAKIVQILKLPNGLLKILVDGIVQATIKQFLPNEKYLQAEIEIHAGVPEENNEMEAIIRHASTLFSEYVRANRAIPPEVLAAYENIKDGQRRLYYIAANIVQSVEVKQKVLRIHNTREQFMELIRILNGEISMLKIEREIDSKVHDNIQKSQRKFFIQEQIKILQDELGEDEASPEMAKLKQDIEKAQMPKEVHAKAIEEFNKLKKTPAMSPEFTVTRNYLDWLTGVPWHKRTKDNLKVDHVKGILDEDHFGLEKPKERILEHIAVLNLVKEMKGQILCLVGPPGVGKTSLAKSIARALGRKFVRISLGGIRDEAEIRGHRRTYIGSMPGKIIQSMKRAGVINPVLLMDEVDKMSMDFHGDPASALLEVLDPEQNSTFNDHYLDVDYDLSHVMFITTANVRFTIPLPLQDRMEIIELSSYLDFEKREIAKRHIIPKQLAEHGLKEKQVTIGEKAIDKIVQEYTREAGVRNLEREIASVCRKAAKELVLSKQKNGHKHGTPAKKKSPPIIVDGEKIEKYLGVPKFRSRAAERKPRIGSVTGLAWTSVGGEILEVDVTMMRGPERLTLTGQLGEVMKESAHAALSYIRSNARALKLKPDFFSKKEIHIHLPEGAIPKDGPSAGITMAMAMVSAISGKAARSDVAMTGEITLRGNVLAIGGLNEKLLAAKRSGIKTVLIPKENVKDLTEIQDAVKNGLKIVPIEKIVDAVEYVFGKQ
- the dnaX gene encoding DNA polymerase III subunit gamma/tau, encoding MSYQVTARKWRPMVFEDVIGQSHVTNTLKNALATNRLAHAFIFCGGRGCGKTTTARILAKAINCLHPKESNPCNECEVCAEITSGRSLDVVEIDGASNRGVDEIRNLRESVRYAPARGKYKVYIIDEVHMLTKEAFNALLKTLEEPPPHVLFIFATTEVHKVPATILSRCQRYDFRRITVEDIMSRLRFIAGEEKIAIDDDSLMIIAKKGDGSMRDSQSIFDQVVSYCGATITAQQIISLLNVVDQEFFFRVSECIKAHDVRTALSLVDEIVRNGFDIKEFLSGLAEHFRNMLIARTTGSGHLIEAPEVYRTRYINAVSAFDEQDILRLIKLTTDLESSIRYSSQPRFKLEVGIIQMTKMEQSVKIDLLLQQLDDLKKKLHSDNRSSQPSFPAKSGPAVLNPIASGKDEEVPAVLHPPAQGRRISEMPKLSLVNPKIDSEAPAPAGVVPSEEKLSSDEDLFTRVKQEWGKIVDEVRRKKISVGTILGESTPMSVVHETLHIASADDFHYSSLKRNQMFLTETVNGLLGTKLRIEPMLVPNAAIAPPAQNTAREKNNPPAQSPQAKEPSSKEHPLIETLYRDFGAERV